The Corvus hawaiiensis isolate bCorHaw1 chromosome 1, bCorHaw1.pri.cur, whole genome shotgun sequence genomic sequence tcccttaTTTTTATCCCGTCTTTGTGGGGATTTTGAGGCTCTGGTTCATCTCCACTCTTCCCTCAGTTAATGTTTCCTGTGCCTTTCAGATTCTCCTGGGATCCTGCAGTTTGAAGTTTGTCCTCTCTCTGACTCCTGTTTCAGtgtatccttccagcaccccgTGAACGACTCCCTGGTGTGTGGTAAGTGGGCTCatgggcagcaggaacagcGTTTTTGGGAAGGCTGGCAGGGTTTCCTCGCTCTGTGTGCAGGATTTTGATCTCTCCTAAACACCTGCTCTCTCTTGCAGTGGTGATGGATGTGCAGGACTCCACCCATGTGAACTGCAAGCTGTACAAAGGGCTGTCCGATGCCCTCATCTGTACAGATGATTTCATTGCCAAGGTTGTTCAAAGGTAAGCTGGGATTTTGTCCCACCTTGCACTCCCAACCACACAGATGAGTTCTGCTCCTTCTCGTGTTCATCCAGCAGTTCTGGAGCTGTTCTGTGCTTgtttggaagagagaaaaactcacagccctgctgaaaATTCAATACCAGATGTTGAACTGTAGCTACTAATTTTTGAGTTTGTTGTTTACACAGGGCTTTTATCCAGGTTCCTCCACCTCAGTTCCATTCAGAACAGAGCAGGATGTTCACAGGGCACAACACTCCTGTCACCTTTTGAGTGAGAATCACTGGTTTTGCGTTCAGCACGTTATAGACTCATCATCCCTGAGGAGAATGTGGAGTTATCACTGATTTTTGAGCTCAAAaagctgcccctgcccatggcagaggggtggaaCTGCATGGGCTTTaagcccttccaacccaagccatccTGGGATTTTTATAAGGTTGCAGGAAATCAGGTTTGCCAAGCTTAGATAAAGGAGTTTTCTGGCAGAATCAGAGTAACAACCCAGATTCCTTCATCAGGACAGGACAATGGGGattggctttaaactgaaacagtgcttttagatgggatattgggaagaaatccctccctgtgagggtgggcaggccctggcacagggtgcccagagaagctgtggctgcccctggatccctggaagtgtccaaggccaggctggacaatgcttggagcaccctgggacagtgggaggtgtccctgcccatggcaggggtggcactggatgagctttaaggccccttcctacccaaaccattccgtgattctatgATTGCATCCTGTGCTTTTTAACTACCAGATAACGATCTGTCAGCCATCAGTTATTAGAGTTAATTGATTAATTCTCCCTCTGTGATTGCAAGGCGGTGCATAAAGGCGCTGGTGTCTCGTGGCTGGATAAGGGTGGTGGGATAAATGTGAATCCGAGCAGAACAGCAGGACATAAACCCTGgacctgctgctctcctgtgcaAGCCCCTGAGTGCTCGTTTTATACCTGATGGAGGTGTAAAACCGCCCCAGTGACCTTGGCTAAGGGCAGCCAACCCCACCCTGACTCTCTGCTGTGTCTTGCAGGTGCATGTCCATCCCTGTCACCATGAGAGCCATCCGCAGGAAAGCAGAAACCATTCAAGCTGacaccccagccctgtccctcaTTGCAGAGACAGTTGAAGACATGGTGAAGAAAAACCTgcccccagccagcagcccaggGTATGGCATGACCACAGGCAGCAACCCAATGAGTGGGACCACCACCCCAACCAACACTTTTCCTGGGGGGCCCATCACTACTTTGTTTAACATGAGCATAAGCATGAAAGAGAGGCATGACTCGGTGGGCCATGGGGAGGACTTCAGCAAAGTGTCTCAGAACCCTATTCTCACTAGTTTGTTGCAGATCACAGGGAATGTGGGGTCTACCATTGGCTCAagtccaacccccccccaccacACACCACCACCAGTATCCTCACCAGCCAGCAACACCAAGAACCACCCCATGCTCATGAACCTTCTTAAGGAGAATCCTCCTCAGGATTTCTCCACTCTGTATGGGAGCAGCCCTCTGGAAAGGCAGAACTCTTCCTCTGGCTCCCCCAGAATGGaaatgggccctggggggaataagcaaaagaaaaaaaaatcccgcATGCCAGCCGACAAGCCCAAGCACCAGACTGAGGATGATTTCCAGAGGGAGCTCTTTTCCATGGATGTTGACTCCCAGAACCCCATTTTTGATGTCAACATGACTGCAGACACCCTGGACACCCCTCATATTACTCCAGCACCCAGCCAGTGCAGCACTCCTCCTACCACCTACCCCCAGGCGCTCCCCCACGCGCAGCCCAGTATCCAGAGGATGGTTCGCCTGTCCAGCTCGGACAGCATCGGGGCCGATGTCACCGACATCCTCTCGGATATAGCGGAGGAGGCTTCCAAGCTGCCCACCAGTACCGAGGACTGCCCACCCATTGGGACTCCAGTCAGAGACTCTTCTAGTTCAGGACATTCACAAAGTGCCCTCTTTGACCCCGATGTTTTTCAGACCAACAGTAGTGAGAACCCCTACACAGACCCCGCAGACCTGATCGCGGACGCCGCTGTGAGCCCCAACAGCGACTCCTCCaaccatttttttccagacGGGGTAGATTTCAACCCTGACTTGCTGAACAGCCAGAGCCAGAGCGGTTTTGGGGAGGAATACTTTGATGAGAGCAGTCAGAGCGGAGACACTGACGATTTCAAGGGCTATGCCCCCCAGGCTCTAACTAATTTGGGGGTGCAAGTCTTGGGGGCTGACgggggggaaaataaatttaagggGAGCACTCCATCCGATACGGTGGATTTTAGTATTATtgcagctgccagcaaagcACTGGGGTCCTCCGACATCATGGAGCACCACAGTGGAGGTCAGAGCCCTTTGCTGAACACAGGGGATTTAGGAAAAGAGAAGTCTCAGAAACGGGTAAAGGAAGGCAATGGGTCTGGAAGTGCCATGGCAGGTGCCGGGATAGATGGGAAGCCAGGGAAGCGCAGCCGGACGCCATCCAGTGATggcaaaagcaaagagaaactTCCAAAGCGGAAGAAGCAGGAGACAGATGGGAAATCTCCATCTCACAGTTCGTCCAACAGGCCCTTCACGCCGCCAGCAAGCACAGGTGGGTCCAAGTCTCCGGGGAGTTCGGGCAGATCCCAGACTCCTCCCGGGGTAGCTACTCCTCCTATTCCAAAAATAACCATTCAGATCCCAAAAGGAACAGTGACTGTTGGCAAACCGTCTTCACACGGCCAGTACACGAGTAGTGGTTCTGTCACCTCCTCCAGTAGCAAAAGCCATCATAGCcattcttcctcctcctcctcttcttcctcctcttcaaCCTCaggcaaaattaaaagcaaatcagAAGGGTCTTCTGGCTCAAAGATGAGCAGCAGCCTCTACTCCAGCCAAGGTGGCTCCGGTTCGGGTCAGTCCAAGGGCTCAGCCCAGTCGGTGGGAAAGCCGGGATCCTCCCCCATCACCAAGCACGGCCTCAGCACCGGCTCTGGCAGCACCAAGATGAAACCTCAAGGAAAGCCATCGTCCCTCATGAACCCTTCCATGAGCAAACCAAACATCTCTCCATCTCACTCGAGACCCTCGGGGGGTTCTGACAAACTCGCCTCTCCCATGAAACCTGTCCCAGGTACTCCCCCGTCGTCTAAAGCAAAGTCACCCATCAGTTCAGGTTCCGGTGGGTCTCACATGTCTGGGACTGGCTCAAGCTCCAGCATGAAATCGTCTTCAGGAATGGGATCCTCCGGGTCTATGTCACAGAAACCACCCCCCTCGTCCAATTCCTCCACGGCATCTTCATCTTCCTTTTCATCCAGTGGGTCTTCCATGTCTTCATCCCAGAACCAGCATGGAAGCTCCAAAGGCAAGTCCCCGAGCAGAAACAAGAAGCCATCGCTGACCGCAGTCATAGACAAGCTGAAGCACGGGGTGGTCACGAGCGGGCCTGGCGGAGACGACCCCATGGATGGACAGATGGGGCCGAGTTCCAATTCCTCAAGCCATACAATGTCCTCCAAACACAACATGTCTGGAGGGGAGTTCCAGGGAAAGCGGGAGAAGAGCGACAAGGAGAAATCGAAGGTCTCTGTTTCTGGAGGATCTGTTGACTCTTCCAAGAAGAACTCGGATTCCAAAAACGTCGGAAGCACTGGAGTGGCCAAAATTATCATCAGCAAACACGATGGTGGTTCCCCCAGCATTAAAGCCAAAGTAACTCTGCAGAAACCCGGGGAAGGGGGCGGGGACGGCCTGAGGCCTCAGATGGCTTCTTCCAAAAGCTACGGATCCCCCCTGATCAGCGGCTCCACCCCCAAGCACGAGCGCTGCTCCCCCAGCCACAGCAAGTCCCCGGCGTACACCCCCCAGAACATCGACAGCGAGAGCGAGTCGGGCTCCTCCATCGCCGAGAAATCCTAccagaacagccccagctctgatgACGGCATCCGGCCCCTGCCTGAGTACAGCGCCGAGAAACACAAGAAGcacaaaaaggagaagaaaaaagtgaaagacaAAGACCGGGACAGAGATCGGGAGCGGGATAAGGACAGGGACAAGAAGAAATCCCACGGCATGAAGCCGGAGAGCTGGTCCAAGTCCCCGATCTCGGCGGATCAGTCTCTATCCATGGCGAGCAGTGCCATCCTCTCGGCCGAGCGGCCGTCCCGGGCCAGCCCCGAGTTCCTGATCGGGGAGGAAGATGATGATCTCATGGATGTTGCTCTAATTGGCAATTAATTCTCCCAGACGAGCTGTCTGCAGGGCTTGCGGGtcctggagggaaggaaggaaggattcaTCCCAAACTTGCCACACGGATCTTCACGGGGTGTgtttggagaagggaaaaataagtatttccGAGATACTTCCAAGATTTTCAGACCACCAAGGTCTGTGCAGAAGGTGTGAGTGCCAGCAGCCAGGTCCCTGCCTGTGGCCTTCATCCTGTGGGCACTTCCATTCTTCCTGAATTTACAAGTATTATCATCCCTGTTGGAATTAACGGGGGTGAAGCCGAGCGTGGGAatgtgggagcagctcccaaaTGGGGCAAACAGACATAGGCTGGTCTGGGAGATCCCAGTCCCTCTGCCCTCTTCCCATTCAGGATAAGCTCCTTTTGGATGTAGGaagttttaaaagtaattacTTTAGGAAATGTTTTAGGGTTGGGTTTTAATTctttggaagaaggaaaaccacgaggtttttaatttctcttgttCCCACGGCATTCCTTCGTTCAATGCCCAGCTCAGCGCGGTGCCTCCGGTGCCTCATGGAAATCAAGGTTTTATCCCAGGTCACAGCTCTGAGGGATTGCTGCTGCCTTGGGTTtgccttcccttttgttttaGCTATTTATTCACCTCCATGTGGGAATGCCTCGTGCTCCTTGTTTTCCCCCGACGGGAATTTGGGTAGAGCCTGTGGGTTTGGGTGGCTCTGCAGCTTTGGTGACATTCCAGCGTGGTGAAATTCCAGCAAATCACCGTGGAAAAGGGACTCCTGTCTGCACCAGCGAGTTTCCCTGGAATCCCCTtgtgctgctcagctgggaaTTGTGGTCACACACACAGGTACTGCCCTGGGAAGGATTGTCCAGCCGATGGAGCCGTGTCCTGCTTGGCACCGGCACTGCCTGGAAAACAGTCCCGGAGTGGCTCAGCTGGGATCAGAGTTGCAGGAGAAGCATTGATTTCCTTAAAAGATGGATTTTCCCCTTTTGGCTGGAATTAGGAGCATGACTCAGGCATCCTCTCCAGGCTGATCTTGTGGTccctgaaaggaaaagagactCAGgagagtgttttatttttaaaagcagtttcatCTGATTCACTGAAGAGGAATGTGGGAAATCAGGAGTTCTGCAAACATATCTCCTTTGGAATTATGTACTGAGCAGGATCCTGCTCCCACAGGATTTTGCTGTCAGTTCTGGAGGCCAGGATTTCCCCGTGGGAGTGGGGGTTACGCTTCACCTTTGGGGATGCAGCGTGAAAAGATGTCAAGGATTTGagtttcttttaaacttttaaaatttcccaTCCTGGGATACCCCAGGAAAGCTGTTTGGTTCCCAGCTTTTTGGAAAGGCCGGTGCCTTTTCAGTAGGTTGGCAACTATCCCATTCATTGTAGGGATTTTTCACCTCTTCCTTCTGCCTCCAGTTTAATTCCGGGGCTCCTGCAGAGCGTGGGAGCCTGAATTTCTCCCAAGCTTCCCCGAGCTCTGGAGAACTTTCCCTTCTCATGTTTTCCAATATTTATCCCTTGCTCCTGGGTGTCCTGCACACCACAACCTCCCCCTCACCAGAGCTCCCGTCCTCAGGGGCTGAAACGATAGGAAAGCGGGAATTAAATCCAAACCTGGAGCAAACGCTGTTGCTTCACGCAGCGTCGGAATCGAGTGACGAAGAGGAT encodes the following:
- the MED1 gene encoding mediator of RNA polymerase II transcription subunit 1 isoform X1: MKAAPGSAEEAEKLNKMSSLLERLHAKYSQNRPWTETMKLVRQVMEKRVVLNSGGHQHLVSCLETLQKALKVSSLPAMTDRLESIARQSGLGSHLSANGTECYITSDMFYVEVQLDPTGLLCDVKVAHHGENPVSCPELVQHLREKNFDEFSKHLRGLVNLYKLPGDNKLKTKMYLALQSLELDLQKMAGMYWQATNANPLDKILHGSVGYLTPRSGGLLMNLKYYVSPYDLFEDGTGAPVVLHENNVPRSLGMNVSVTVEGTMAMHKLPIAPLIMGSHPVDSKGTPSFSSITSANSVDLPACFFLKFPRPIPVSRAFIQKLQSCTGIPLFDTSPTFVPLYELITQFELSKEADPLPLNHNMRFYAALPGQQHCYFLNKDAPLPDGRSLQGTLISKIAFQHPGRVPLILNLIRHQVAYNTLIGSCVKRTVLKEDSPGILQFEVCPLSDSCFSVSFQHPVNDSLVCVVMDVQDSTHVNCKLYKGLSDALICTDDFIAKVVQRCMSIPVTMRAIRRKAETIQADTPALSLIAETVEDMVKKNLPPASSPGYGMTTGSNPMSGTTTPTNTFPGGPITTLFNMSISMKERHDSVGHGEDFSKVSQNPILTSLLQITGNVGSTIGSSPTPPHHTPPPVSSPASNTKNHPMLMNLLKENPPQDFSTLYGSSPLERQNSSSGSPRMEMGPGGNKQKKKKSRMPADKPKHQTEDDFQRELFSMDVDSQNPIFDVNMTADTLDTPHITPAPSQCSTPPTTYPQALPHAQPSIQRMVRLSSSDSIGADVTDILSDIAEEASKLPTSTEDCPPIGTPVRDSSSSGHSQSALFDPDVFQTNSSENPYTDPADLIADAAVSPNSDSSNHFFPDGVDFNPDLLNSQSQSGFGEEYFDESSQSGDTDDFKGYAPQALTNLGVQVLGADGGENKFKGSTPSDTVDFSIIAAASKALGSSDIMEHHSGGQSPLLNTGDLGKEKSQKRVKEGNGSGSAMAGAGIDGKPGKRSRTPSSDGKSKEKLPKRKKQETDGKSPSHSSSNRPFTPPASTGGSKSPGSSGRSQTPPGVATPPIPKITIQIPKGTVTVGKPSSHGQYTSSGSVTSSSSKSHHSHSSSSSSSSSSSTSGKIKSKSEGSSGSKMSSSLYSSQGGSGSGQSKGSAQSVGKPGSSPITKHGLSTGSGSTKMKPQGKPSSLMNPSMSKPNISPSHSRPSGGSDKLASPMKPVPGTPPSSKAKSPISSGSGGSHMSGTGSSSSMKSSSGMGSSGSMSQKPPPSSNSSTASSSSFSSSGSSMSSSQNQHGSSKGKSPSRNKKPSLTAVIDKLKHGVVTSGPGGDDPMDGQMGPSSNSSSHTMSSKHNMSGGEFQGKREKSDKEKSKVSVSGGSVDSSKKNSDSKNVGSTGVAKIIISKHDGGSPSIKAKVTLQKPGEGGGDGLRPQMASSKSYGSPLISGSTPKHERCSPSHSKSPAYTPQNIDSESESGSSIAEKSYQNSPSSDDGIRPLPEYSAEKHKKHKKEKKKVKDKDRDRDRERDKDRDKKKSHGMKPESWSKSPISADQSLSMASSAILSAERPSRASPEFLIGEEDDDLMDVALIGN
- the MED1 gene encoding mediator of RNA polymerase II transcription subunit 1 isoform X2, yielding MSSLLERLHAKYSQNRPWTETMKLVRQVMEKRVVLNSGGHQHLVSCLETLQKALKVSSLPAMTDRLESIARQSGLGSHLSANGTECYITSDMFYVEVQLDPTGLLCDVKVAHHGENPVSCPELVQHLREKNFDEFSKHLRGLVNLYKLPGDNKLKTKMYLALQSLELDLQKMAGMYWQATNANPLDKILHGSVGYLTPRSGGLLMNLKYYVSPYDLFEDGTGAPVVLHENNVPRSLGMNVSVTVEGTMAMHKLPIAPLIMGSHPVDSKGTPSFSSITSANSVDLPACFFLKFPRPIPVSRAFIQKLQSCTGIPLFDTSPTFVPLYELITQFELSKEADPLPLNHNMRFYAALPGQQHCYFLNKDAPLPDGRSLQGTLISKIAFQHPGRVPLILNLIRHQVAYNTLIGSCVKRTVLKEDSPGILQFEVCPLSDSCFSVSFQHPVNDSLVCVVMDVQDSTHVNCKLYKGLSDALICTDDFIAKVVQRCMSIPVTMRAIRRKAETIQADTPALSLIAETVEDMVKKNLPPASSPGYGMTTGSNPMSGTTTPTNTFPGGPITTLFNMSISMKERHDSVGHGEDFSKVSQNPILTSLLQITGNVGSTIGSSPTPPHHTPPPVSSPASNTKNHPMLMNLLKENPPQDFSTLYGSSPLERQNSSSGSPRMEMGPGGNKQKKKKSRMPADKPKHQTEDDFQRELFSMDVDSQNPIFDVNMTADTLDTPHITPAPSQCSTPPTTYPQALPHAQPSIQRMVRLSSSDSIGADVTDILSDIAEEASKLPTSTEDCPPIGTPVRDSSSSGHSQSALFDPDVFQTNSSENPYTDPADLIADAAVSPNSDSSNHFFPDGVDFNPDLLNSQSQSGFGEEYFDESSQSGDTDDFKGYAPQALTNLGVQVLGADGGENKFKGSTPSDTVDFSIIAAASKALGSSDIMEHHSGGQSPLLNTGDLGKEKSQKRVKEGNGSGSAMAGAGIDGKPGKRSRTPSSDGKSKEKLPKRKKQETDGKSPSHSSSNRPFTPPASTGGSKSPGSSGRSQTPPGVATPPIPKITIQIPKGTVTVGKPSSHGQYTSSGSVTSSSSKSHHSHSSSSSSSSSSSTSGKIKSKSEGSSGSKMSSSLYSSQGGSGSGQSKGSAQSVGKPGSSPITKHGLSTGSGSTKMKPQGKPSSLMNPSMSKPNISPSHSRPSGGSDKLASPMKPVPGTPPSSKAKSPISSGSGGSHMSGTGSSSSMKSSSGMGSSGSMSQKPPPSSNSSTASSSSFSSSGSSMSSSQNQHGSSKGKSPSRNKKPSLTAVIDKLKHGVVTSGPGGDDPMDGQMGPSSNSSSHTMSSKHNMSGGEFQGKREKSDKEKSKVSVSGGSVDSSKKNSDSKNVGSTGVAKIIISKHDGGSPSIKAKVTLQKPGEGGGDGLRPQMASSKSYGSPLISGSTPKHERCSPSHSKSPAYTPQNIDSESESGSSIAEKSYQNSPSSDDGIRPLPEYSAEKHKKHKKEKKKVKDKDRDRDRERDKDRDKKKSHGMKPESWSKSPISADQSLSMASSAILSAERPSRASPEFLIGEEDDDLMDVALIGN